From Chlorocebus sabaeus isolate Y175 chromosome 15, mChlSab1.0.hap1, whole genome shotgun sequence, the proteins below share one genomic window:
- the P2RY14 gene encoding P2Y purinoceptor 14 — translation MINSTSTQPPDESCSKNLLITQQIIPVLYCAVFIAGILLNGVSGWIFFYVPSSKSFIIYLKNIVIADFVMSLTFPFKILSDSGLGPWQLNVFVCRVSAVLFYVNMYVSIVFFGLISFDRYYKIVKPLWTSFIQSVSYSKLLSVIVWMLMLLLAVPNIILTNQSVREVTNIKCIELKSELGRKWHTASNYIFVGIFWIVFLLLIVFYTAITKKIFKSHLKSSRNSTSVKKKSSRNIFSIVFVFFVCFVPYHIARIPYTKSQTEAHYSCQSKEILRYMKEFTLLLSAANVCLDPIIYFFLCQPFREILCKKLHIPLKAQNDLDISRTKRGNTTLESIDTL, via the coding sequence ATGATCAATTCAACCTCCACACAGCCTCCAGACGAATCCTGCTCTAAGAACCTCCTGATCACTCAGCAGATCATTCCCGTGCTGTACTGTGCGGTCTTCATTGCGGGAATCCTACTCAATGGAGTGTCAGGATGGATATTCTTTTACGTGCCCAGCTCCAAGAGTTTCATCATCTATCTCAAGAACATTGTTATTGCTGACTTTGTGATGAGCCTGACTTTTCCTTTCAAGATCCTTAGTGACTCAGGCCTTGGCCCCTGGCAGCTGAATGTGTTTGTGTGCAGGGTCTCTGCCGTGCTCTTCTACGTCAACATGTACGTCAGCATTGTGTTCTTTGGGCTCATCAGCTTTGACAGATATTATAAAATTGTAAAGCCCCTTTGGACTTCTTTCATCCAGTCAGTAAGTTACAGCAAACTCCTGTCAGTGATAGTATGGATGCTCATGCTCCTCCTTGCTGTTCCAAATATTATTCTGACCAACCAGAGTGTTAGGGAggttacaaatataaaatgtatagaacTGAAAAGTGAACTGGGACGGAAGTGGCACACAGCATCAAACTACATCTTCGTGGGCATCTTCTGGATTGTGTTTCTTTTGTTAATCGTCTTCTATACTGCTATCACAAAGAAGATCTTTAAGTCCCACCTTAAGTCAAGTCGGAATTCCACTTCAGTCAAAAAGAAATCTAGCCGCAACATATTCAGCATCGTGTTcgtgttttttgtctgttttgtaccTTACCATATTGCCAGAATCCCCTACACAAAGAGTCAGACTGAAGCTCATTACAGCTGCCAGTCAAAAGAAATCTTGCGGTATATGAAAGAATTCACTCTGCTACTATCTGCTGCAAATGTATGCCTGGAccctattatttatttctttctatgcCAGCCATTTAGGGAAATCTTATGTAAGAAATTGCACATCCCATTAAAAGCTCAGAATGACCTAGATATTTCCAGAACCAAAAGAGGAAATACAACACTTGAAAGCATAGATACTTTGTGA